The following is a genomic window from uncultured Draconibacterium sp..
GCCGGCTCCACCGTTGTTTACTAATTCATATACAATTCCTCCAAAAGAAGCACCGTCATCTTTTACATCGTGACTGTAACTTCCATCATAGTGAAATGTAAATTCATCCTTATAAATGTCTCCCATTCCAAACTCCGTATTAAATATCCCATCAGGGAGAGGCTTTGGTGTTCCATCTACTGTAGTTAAATCGGCATCGGCATTAGCAAGATAATCTCCGGCAGCAACATGACTCGAAGTAAGTTTCCATGTTTTCCCATTGTATCCCTTGGCCGTATTATCACCGGTAAGCAGCGAGAAAGGTGTAAGCGCAATAGCTAATTTAACTTCTTTGTTTACAGTGTTTCCGTCTGCATCTTTTGCTGTTAAGGAAGCAATATAGTAACCTCCTTCAGGATATACATAAACCGGATTCTGTTCGCTGCTTGTTTGTCCGTTCCCAAAATCCCACTGCCAGCTTACTGCATTATGGGTTAGTGCAGTAAAAGCTACCTGTTTTCCATCAATACTATGAAATATTGCCGCAGTAAGCGGAAAAACCGGATTTTCATTTTCATCTGTACAGGATTGGAATAAGTTGCTTAATCCAACCATACAAATAAGAATTAAGAATCGAATTGATTTTTTCATTTGTAAATAAATTTGGTAAAAGAATAAATAGATGTATTAATGCATAAATAATTATTGTAAATAACGTTTTACTGGGTTTTATAGCTGAATGTTACATAAGAACTTGTTCAACGGAAATACCTATAATACTTAAGAATTAACCTCATTGTTTCAGAAAAAAGATACCTTATTTAATCTTCCCGTTTATTTAAGACAACTCTCTCTCTTTCAAAGTTAAGGAGGCGTAACATGAAAAACTAATTAGAATTTGTTAAAAACATATGGAATATAAACCCGGAACAAAGAATTAACGGTAAATAAATATTTGAAATATGTTAAAATAACATTAGAGTAGTTGATTCGTATTTGTAATCTTTAATGGAATAAAAATGGATAGAATCTGTGGGGCGAAGGGCCGGTTTATTGTTCAAAAGAATCCGATTTTATAAACGATTGAAACAAAATACAGATAATTTCATAATTATTTTAGATGTACATAATGTTTGCCGTTTTTGTAGCAAATGATGTTTAGCAAAAGGGAGAGCAAGCGACTGGAATCCTACCTGTTTTTATGAAATAACTGAAAATAGTAGAAATAAAAATAGTGTGAGAAATCGAAAATTGCAGGGTTTTTAATCATCAAAATGAAAATAGAAACTCACAGAAAAAGAAATTATATAATATTAAAAATAAAAAAAAATGAAAAATTATTATGCTCTGTTACTTTGTGTACTAATGTTTGTCGGTACCGGTTTTTTGCAGGCGGCAACCAAAACAACTGATTTTAGAAAACCAAAACACAAAACTTATGTGGTTGCCCATAGAGGAGCTCATAAAAGTATTCCGGAAAATTCGATAGCAGCCTATCAGAAGGCCATTGACTTGGGATGCGACTTTGTTGAGATTGATGTGAGAACCACTAAAGACGGGCATTTTGTGAGTGTGCATAACGCGAATGTTGAAAAATATGTTAACGGGGTTAGTGCAAAGGTAAAAGACTTGACGCTTGCAGAATTAAAATCGTTGGATATTGGAGAGAAAATCGGCGCAGAGTGGAAAGGAACACAAATTCCGACTTTTGAAGAGATATTGCAGTTGTGTCAAGGAAAGATTGGTATTTATCTGGATTTGAAAGACGCACCTGTAGATGAATTGATGCTTCTCATAAAGAAATATAACATGGAAAGCGATGTTATATGGTATGT
Proteins encoded in this region:
- a CDS encoding PKD domain-containing protein, with product MKKSIRFLILICMVGLSNLFQSCTDENENPVFPLTAAIFHSIDGKQVAFTALTHNAVSWQWDFGNGQTSSEQNPVYVYPEGGYYIASLTAKDADGNTVNKEVKLAIALTPFSLLTGDNTAKGYNGKTWKLTSSHVAAGDYLANADADLTTVDGTPKPLPDGIFNTEFGMGDIYKDEFTFHYDGSYSHDVKDDGASFGGIVYELVNNGGAGLVNTNGQSYGLSIAKYTPEDNATFTFNKNENFTVSSVYGPPTYSITFNNVMTLDFSGTEFIGFRDFQRKVILKSISNSRMQLVMFMAAGSDPEQIIGINTHALVLSFDAIN
- a CDS encoding glycerophosphodiester phosphodiesterase family protein, yielding MKNYYALLLCVLMFVGTGFLQAATKTTDFRKPKHKTYVVAHRGAHKSIPENSIAAYQKAIDLGCDFVEIDVRTTKDGHFVSVHNANVEKYVNGVSAKVKDLTLAELKSLDIGEKIGAEWKGTQIPTFEEILQLCQGKIGIYLDLKDAPVDELMLLIKKYNMESDVIWYVPASYFLKMNNVETLFGSSFIMPDPGEEANLELVLQKLHPKLVATDMSVLSKSFIEKCHDKNVKVFVDEKHGTPEEWKELLGWGTDGIQTDNPEKMTEFLKEYW